A DNA window from Linepithema humile isolate Giens D197 chromosome 6, Lhum_UNIL_v1.0, whole genome shotgun sequence contains the following coding sequences:
- the RpL36 gene encoding large ribosomal subunit protein eL36: MAPRYELAVGLNKGHKTTKIRVAKKKSEKRKTVCLRPSRLKGINTKHNKFVRDLIREVTGHAPYEKRAMELLKVSKDKRALKFLKRRLGTHIRAKRKREELGNILVQMRKAAHH; encoded by the exons ATGGCTCCTAGATACGAATTGGCCGTTGGTCTAAACAAGGGCCACAAGACAACTAAGATTCGagttgctaaaaaaaaatctgagaaGAGGAAAACTGTTTGTCTTCGACCATCCAGATTAAAAGGG ATTAACACTAAACATAATAAGTTTGTGCGTGACTTGATTCGTGAGGTCACAGGTCATGCTCCTTATGAGAAACGAGCTATGGAGTTGCTTAAAGTGTCAAAGGATAAGCGTGCtctgaaatttttgaaaagaagG cTGGGTACACATATTCGCGCCAAAAGGAAGCGAGAAGAACTTGGCAACATTCTAGTACAGATGAGGAAAGCAGctcatcattaa
- the Ist1 gene encoding IST1 homolog — MFSSGPNYTKLKTHLRLAINRLKLLEKKKTELAQKARREIADYIAAGKTERAKIRVEHIIREDYMVEAMELLEMYCDLLLARFGLIQQMKNLDDGLAEAISTIIWAAPRIQTDVQEIKVIADILTSKYGRQYTEACREEAIQTISEKLKHKMSVQSPSKLLVEKYLIEIAKNYNVEYEPDPQVMADGQDAMLIDIGANAGESRNNLDTASGGGIPHPLGFIGFPQPPLLPDSGFHSNVNSGKDPSTLGFASPTSPPSVEKDQNTAFNPAAFSYNIPLDNANSNKPEEDLPPPYRPDFPPDLNKQSDEKPKPQPRSKMPMNNYQLPDLPAVPTENNELPANPPENDDIDFDDLMKRFEDLKKRK, encoded by the exons ATGTTCTCAAGCGGGCCAAACTATACGAAACTAAAAACGCATTTGCGTTTAGCTATTAATCGATTGAAGCTGctggagaagaagaagacagAGCTAGCGCAGAAAGCGCGCCGCGAGATCGCTGATTACATTGCTGCCGGCAAAACGGAGCGCGCTAAAATCCGAGTAGAGCACATCATCCGCGAGGATTACATGGTGGAAGCAATGGAACTACTAGAGATGTACTGCGATTTGTTGCTAGCACGGTTCGGTCTCATCCAACAAATGAA GAATCTTGATGATGGCCTAGCAGAAGCTATATCCACTATTATTTGGGCGGCGCCTCGCATTCAAACAGATGTCCAGGAAATCAAAGTAATAGCGGACATCTTGACATCCAAATATGGCAGACAATATACAGAGGCATGCAGGGAGGAGGCAATCCAGACTATATCAGAGAAGTTAAAGCATAAAATGAGTGTACAGTCGCCTTCCAAACTGCTTgtggagaaatatttaatagagaTCGCCAAGAACTACAACGTGGAGTACGAGCCGGACCCACAAGTGATGGCAGATGGCCAAGACGCGATGTTGATAGACATAGGAGCAAACGCAGGGGAATCAAGGAACAATTTGGATACAGCTAGCGGAGGAGGAATCCCTCATCCGCTCGGTTTCATAGGTTTTCCACAGCCACCTCTGTTACCTGATTCTGGATTTCATTCTAATGTG AATTCAGGAAAGGATCCTTCAACTTTGGGATTTGCATCTCCAACATCTCCACCTTCCGTTGAAAAAGATCAGAATACTGCTTTCAATCCCGCTGCGTTTTCGTATAATATACCTTTGGACAACGCCAATTCGAACAAGCCC gaAGAAGACTTACCACCGCCATACCGACCCGACTTTCCGCCTGACTTAAACAAACAG TCGGATGAGAAGCCGAAACCACAGCCACGATCCAAAATGCCGATGAACAACTATCAACTTCCGGATCTGCCAGCAGTTCCTACAGAAAACAACGAACTACCCGCGAATCCACCCGAGAACGATGACATTGATTTCGACGACCTCATGAAGCGATTCGAGGATCTGAAGAAGAGGAAGTAG